The genomic region CGCTACACATAGGAGGGATTTTTGCTCCCACTTCCAAGCCCCGGCCCCGGCGGAAAGCACGCCCGAAGCAACGATGGCGCATTGTCGAGAGCAAGCTTTTAATGAGGTCCTTCACCTTCGCCTCAGTTGAATGGGTCTTTGGCGAGAATGTACAAGCGATAAATAGAAGATTGTTAAAGCGTCCAGCGTGCTGTTCGTGGGTGGGAGGATGCCAAACGTCTTCGGTTGACGAGGAGGGGTGGCGGATGAAGGAAAAGTCAATAACTCTGTCTGGTTTGATATTAATAGCTGAGATGGCGAGAATGTACTTTTGGATTATCATTAGTTATTAATTATGAATCTAAAATTAAACGAGCGCCACTGGAAAAGCTTGAAAGCAACGTTTAATGGCACATTGctggtttttccatttttatttaaagctaACTGTATTTGAGAATGGATCTTtgttcatttattgttacaaagtATAGAATAGTAGAAGGTTAAATCAAAACAGAGAATAAGTAAATTGTTTTGTGCTGCTTCGGATCCCAGAGGAAATGCTTCATCTTTTATTTACCGCTGGCTGAAAATccttcaaaatattttattcgaaACGACAATTGACattgataaatttaaactCACATTGTAGGACTGTCACTGGAATAAATGTTAGATTTTATTGAAGAGGAATGATAGAGGCGATCAAAGTGAAAACATTAGCTATTATTTACTTGTTCTTGAGAACCGTTCTGTCAGTTTTTTATCTAAAGATTGATTTTAACACCTGTTTCAATGTCTCTTTCGAGAAGTTTTCACAAAATAATTcgcttttatttcaattgtaTTTGAAtgacagttttgttttatgattttcagTCATTCTTCCATTACTtaatatgatgatgatgatgagaccACCTCCTGATAAGATATTTCAAGAGTAATACCATTGCCAGTAGAGTTGTAGACTCTCACTTTTTTATTCACCTTTTCCCGTCATCAATGCAAGTATCATCGCTAGTCAAATCCCTTTTTGTCCTAAACCTATGTTTTCTTTATTAGTATATACCGTCCCAAACACATTTTGATGGGTGACATTGCTGACATTGTTCAATTAAGCTCTAATGCGGAAACCTAAGTACGAAAAGGGTTGATATAAAATTACGTGCTAGCTCCTAAATACTGTTTGCTGTTgatagaagaaacaaaaaaataaacgctTTCCATGTCATAGCTCCATGCTCCACTggttcgttgttgttttttactgTCACTGGTCACTTGAAATTGGCACTTGGGGTTGCGTTTTTGCATGCAGAAGAAAATTCCACCTGATCCATCGATGACATTTAGCGCCTGTTCATGGCCTCCTCCTCGCGCTTCAACGCCTGGACCAGGACGATTCCCAGCACGCCATTGCAGGTCTGCGGTGTGGAAAAAAGAATCGTTCGAAAAGGTTAGCCCGATGAATGTTTAATACACTCCTCGACGATCGAGCACTTACATGAACGGCGGCCAGAATCATCGCCATAATGGCGGCCCACACCGACTTGTCCTCCAGGAACCAGGTCAGCTCGTTGACGCACCCGTTGAAGAACGCATTGCCACTGACGGTGTCACGGCACTCCAGGGGCAGCGGCTGGCGCATCACCATGTAGTCGTTCGGTCCGTCCGCACCGCAGCATCCAATCTGTGTGTGCGAACGCAGGATAAGGAAccaaagaagataaaaaatatattagctCTACTTAGTGATCGACagcaaaatgtgtgtgtggaaagggaggaaaaacatgaGTGCCGTAGGCGAAAGAAATGAACCCAATTTCTGGCCAGTGTCCCTTCTTTTTTGCGTGCCCAtttctccacacacacacacacacattcgggcCGGCGCCGGAAGGGTCGGAGAAAAATCATCATTAGTGTGACGCACCCGGGAGTGTCCGAGTGAATGTCCGCTGTGGTTCTGACCCCCcctggggagggaaaaccatTGCTGGACGGAACGCATTTGTGTCTTAATTATGCAGCCTCCCCATTGCCGGAGCGAATCATTTACGCAGAGGGTCGCCGAAcgaaatgaaagcaaacgaGTCCTTACTTTTGGAAATGAGAAAGTGAAATGAGATTGCTTTTGGCGATGGGGGAAAGGATACAAAAGGAACTCAATGCCGGGGACCTGCTGTGATTTGAAGTGAAAGGATACATAAACCACGAAGCAGGTTCTTTGATAAGAGAATAATGATTTCTTTTCGTATGCGGTCGCTGATGAAAATTGCTCGGAACATTCATTCGAAGATAAAAAGTGATGTGACGTTTCTTTTTGACAACAAATCCTTAGGCGCAACATGGTGTCATATTTTTCTGATACACGTGAAACATTGAGCTTAAATTTCATATAGACATGTTTGACTGGTTCGAATTCCGCTCGTTCAACGTTGCGCCCGAAGCTTTCGAATGTCCTCAATTTCAAGCGGAACGCTTGACGACCACAATAGTCGACATAATTGAGCGAAAGGGAAGCGTCAATGAAGGATGGCCACGGGAGCAGACGGGATCGGATTGATTGCCGATCGATCGAGCAGAGCGTGGACCGTTCCAGTGTGTTCCAAAACAAATATCCATTAAAGGCTCACATTTCGAAGCATTAATTCCAGCGTTTCCCGGAGGAGTTTGCTTCGGAAGCAAATTGCAGGAAACCCGGCAACGGGAATCGAGGGAAGAATGGTGTTTGATTTCAATAATGGATTAATGAACTGTGTCGTCCCCATTTGCACCAGAAACCGAAGCCCAACTTTCCcgactcgtttttttttctggggaACTTGGTGGGGAAAAGTGGAAACGATCGTCAATCATTGCCATTCCATCGGTTGGCAGTTTTGTTAGGACTTTCTTTTAGTTTGAATTTGTGTAACCATTTGTCAACGTGGGAATGGGGAGAAGTGGGAATTGAAAAACGAATCGAATACACTTACACTCTCCTGGATCAGCTTGAGGGCGGCCGACGAGTGCGGATGCTCGGAGGTGACGATGAAGCGGAGCATCGTCTCCCGAATCAGCGGCTGGATGCTGGAGTTCATCGTCGAGTAGTCCAACAGGATGGCCGAACCGATGACGGTTAGCAGGAACAGAAAGACCTGCGTACCGATGAACTGCAAAACAAAGAGGAAACATTTCGTTAACAGGATGCCGGAATGAGCGAAAAATGTGTTGAAActtgaaataaagtaaaaccgAAAGATGTATGTCATTTGTGACGATTATGTAACGGGAAATAAATTATCGTTTCACGTCCTCGTCCTTTTGAAATAATTGCGCCGAATTAACAATTGAAGGCACACACAGTTTCCACAGAATTTCCACCACAGCATCAATTAACTTCACGTTCGACACAATCATCGAGGTAAGAACAAATTGAAGCCCTCATCACCGGTGCCTGTCAGGCGTTTGCAATAAGTCCGCTCGTCGGATTGATAGTCCTTTGCGCTCGGTTTCCACGAAaccattgaaatgaaaaattaattacccTCCGCTTATCAATTACGATCGAAGCCTTCCCATCGCTCGAAAACTCAACAATGTTGTCTCCTTTTACCAACGAGCGTGCGATTTGATGAAAATTGCACAATTACGAACCTGATTAAGCCATGTAACGGGGCCGATTATCTTGCCACTCTGGCAAACATCCGTTACCGCTGTCGCTGCAACCTTCGTCCGCACTTCTCCCGGTCGGATCATGTCGGTCGATTAAAATACAATCGTCCCATTCCGCTTCGATTGGGAAGTTGGgaactgttttttatttcgtagTGATTTTCTCATCGTGTTATGTTTTCATTCACATGAAGTGAGGAGCTTGGGTTTCAATTGTGGAAAGGATGTTGGAAATGAATTGTGTTAATTATATGATGAACGAGAGTGTTGATATATGTGGAAGTAATTGAAAGtgaattatttttgttaaaaataaaaaatagaggAAAGGCTTAAAATTTTACCTTCCTCTTTTGTTACAAAGCTCATGACGTAAGATTTCGTATCTTGAATGATTAATGTACCTTTACAAAATACTTTTGAgtgtttaaaaatcaaaaatactTATAAAACATGAATCAAACATAAAGTGAACATTAAACAACATGGAACCTGCTTCTAGGTgtaataaaacacacaaaaagtgAATAATTGACTTCCCAATCAACCTCCTATTCACTTCCAATTTCATGCAAATAATGAGTAATTCAACAATTCCTGTTCATATTTCCCGGATTTGTATCGCGTGATTCTTAACCTATTTGATACCCTTTTGTGTGCCTGGTGCGTGAAAATAATGATTGTGCAAAGTGGTTGCAAGGTTCTAGACCTCAGTATCGTTATGAATAGGTTAGTGAACGTTGTGAATTTCACGAACGGGGGTCTTCACTAGGAAAAATGGGGCGCGAGCAGAGTTCttgagaaaaatgaaaattccaCTCGAGCGGCGCAAACACTATAATCGAGCCCGAATAAAACCAACGCTGAATAGACTGATTGAACACACGCCTCAATGGACTATCGAGGCATTGAAGGGAGTGGACGAAA from Anopheles coustani chromosome 3, idAnoCousDA_361_x.2, whole genome shotgun sequence harbors:
- the LOC131271912 gene encoding tetraspanin-2A, which produces MARGEGKGESVARLSNQIACIKYTLFCFNIVAWIVGAGLFAFTIFIRAEPGFDEWIAILNVYEYYIGVYILIAAGALVMIFSFLGCCSALMEHSSALYLFIGTQVFLFLLTVIGSAILLDYSTMNSSIQPLIRETMLRFIVTSEHPHSSAALKLIQESIGCCGADGPNDYMVMRQPLPLECRDTVSGNAFFNGCVNELTWFLEDKSVWAAIMAMILAAVHTCNGVLGIVLVQALKREEEAMNRR